A single genomic interval of Leptospira dzoumogneensis harbors:
- a CDS encoding TIGR04452 family lipoprotein, with protein MRNLLSYLSCILFFLSLIINCNYSGGSGTISGGDSQKKIQKALQNIAFSTNIPNEPVDCSSHGYSDRTSGGTIGNVSGVDITVMNFLFINPYLRSSISEGKYYTEDSINQCVEFVYGLYAASLIPYAKEWSVYAQCQVPTPPAFLGLPLFFTECKPEEAKFAESITEKL; from the coding sequence ATGCGGAATTTATTAAGTTACCTCTCTTGTATTTTGTTTTTCCTTTCTTTAATAATCAACTGTAACTATTCCGGAGGATCCGGGACAATTTCCGGCGGAGACTCTCAAAAAAAGATCCAAAAGGCGCTTCAGAATATCGCATTTTCAACGAACATCCCGAATGAACCCGTCGATTGCTCATCTCACGGTTATTCGGATCGCACAAGCGGGGGAACGATCGGAAACGTTTCCGGAGTCGATATCACCGTGATGAACTTTCTTTTCATCAATCCTTATTTAAGATCCTCTATTAGTGAAGGAAAATACTATACCGAAGATTCCATTAATCAATGTGTAGAATTCGTATATGGACTTTATGCTGCATCTCTTATTCCTTACGCAAAAGAGTGGAGTGTATACGCGCAGTGTCAAGTTCCGACACCACCTGCTTTTTTAGGCCTTCCTTTATTCTTCACAGAATGCAAACCGGAAGAAGCTAAATTTGCCGAGTCGATCACCGAAAAACTATAA
- a CDS encoding DoxX family protein gives MENLDAKSISLWIMATIYTIAGILHFVIPKFYMRIMPPWIPYHKLMVQLSGIAEIALGLGLFFPQTKVLAAWGVVFLLIAVFPANVYHFQSRTRKDPPTWALLLRLPLQLLLIYWAYTFTY, from the coding sequence ATGGAAAACCTAGACGCTAAATCTATCAGTCTCTGGATCATGGCGACAATCTATACGATCGCCGGTATTCTTCATTTTGTGATCCCTAAGTTTTATATGAGGATCATGCCTCCTTGGATCCCTTATCATAAACTTATGGTCCAACTCAGCGGTATCGCAGAGATCGCCTTGGGGCTTGGGCTTTTTTTTCCTCAAACCAAAGTATTGGCTGCATGGGGAGTGGTATTTCTTCTGATTGCTGTGTTTCCGGCTAACGTGTATCATTTCCAATCCAGGACCAGAAAAGATCCTCCTACCTGGGCTCTACTTTTGAGACTTCCGCTGCAGTTGCTTCTGATTTACTGGGCTTATACTTTTACATATTAA